In Capsicum annuum cultivar UCD-10X-F1 chromosome 11, UCD10Xv1.1, whole genome shotgun sequence, one genomic interval encodes:
- the LOC107848218 gene encoding polygalacturonase-1 non-catalytic subunit beta, translating to MHTNTLLLCFFLLFRVIVAGKRENSVNPFTPKAYSIRYWNKQISNQLPKPWFLLNKASPLNAAQFAKYSKLAGDQESLSKQIQSFCILANLLCFPDISSSLEKHGQDVQFSSYMSKNFTNYGNKLPGGFDSFKKYAENDNLPTNSFRQYSRGGAGHDDIFSTYAPNGNVIDQSFNTYGTGLAAFGVGQFKIYGPNVNVPNLRFTTYSTEAVGRKQSFTSYTKDTNSGTQSFTSYARNSNGGINDFTSYANNSNVIGTTFTTYGESQNGGGNTFKSYGSNANVPKNTFKGYGLLGNAPFETFINYRDKSNVGDDTFVSYVDDPNSGRANFENYGQLFGEGSDRFSKYGSKITNEQIIGFKTYGVNTSFKEYGKSIPTFADYKNKTINQLSISSSMGKNVNNKWVVEPGKFFREKMLKRGTIMPMPDIQDKMPKRSFLPKVIASKLPFSTSKIDELKKIFHAGDDSQMGKMIGDALAECERSPSVGETKRCVSSIEDMIDFSTSVLGQNVVVRTTENIKGSKRDIMIGSVKGINGGKVTKSVSCHQSLFPYLLYYCHSVPKVRVYEADIFDPNSKAKINHGVAICHVDTSAWGANHGAFIALGSGPGKIEVCHWIFENDMTWTVAD from the exons ATGCATACAAACACTCTGCTTCTATGCTTTTTCCTCCTTTTCAGG GTGATTGTTGCCGGAAAGCGAGAAAATTCTGTAAACCCTTTTACACCAAAAGCATATTCAATTCGTTACTGGAACAAACAAATTTCAAACCAATTACCCAAACCATGGTTTCTCTTAAACAAAGCATCACCACTAAATGCTGCACAATTTGCAAAATACTCAAAGCTAGCAGGGGATCAAGAATCACTGTCAAAACAAATTCAATCATTTTGTATCTTAGCAAATCTTCTTTGTTTCCCTGATATTTCATCAAGTCTAGAGAAACATGGCCAAGATGTTCAATTTTCTTCTTACATGAGCAAGAATTTTACCAACTATGGCAACAAATTGCCTGGTGGCTTTGATAGTTTCAAGAAATATGCTGAGAATGATAATCTTCCTACGAATTCTTTTCGTCAATATAGCCGTGGTGGTGCTGGCCATGATGACATATTTTCTACTTACGCGCCAAACGGCAATGTTATTGATCAAAGCTTCAACACTTATGGCACAG GCCTTGCTGCTTTTGGCGTTGGCCAATTCAAGATCTACGGGCCCAATGTCAACGTACCTAATCTACGTTTCACTACCTACTCAACTGAGGCAGTAGGCAGAAAACAATCTTTTACAAGCTATACAAAAGATACAAATTCTGGTACCCAATCTTTCACAAGTTATGCAAGAAATAGTAACGGCGGAATCAACGATTTTACCAGCTACGCTAACAATTCCAACGTCATTGGCACAACGTTTACCACGTATGGTGAGTCGCAAAATGGCGGGGGCAATACGTTCAAGTCCTATGGTTCTAATGCAAATGTTCCGAAAAATACTTTCAAGGGTTATGGTTTATTAGGTAATGCACCTTTTGAGACTTTTATAAATTATAGAGACAAGTCTAATGTTGGTGATGATACTTTTGTGTCATATGTGGATGATCCAAATAGTGGTAGAGCAAATTTTGAGAATTATGGTCAGTTATTTGGTGAAGGGTCTGACCGATTTAGTAAATATGGATCTAAAATCACTAATGAACAAATTATTGGATTCAAGACTTACGGTGTGAACACAAGTTTTAAAGAGTATGGAAAATCAATTCCTACATTTGCTGATTATAAAAACAAGACTATTAATCAGCTTTCAATATCTTCCTCGATGGGCAAAAATGTGAATAACAAATGGGTGGTTGAGCCAGGGAAATTCTTCagagaaaaaatgttgaaaagggGAACTATAATGCCAATGCCTGATATTCAAgataaaatgccaaaaagatCGTTTTTGCCTAAAGTGATAGCTTCAAAATTACCATTTTCTACTTCGAAAATCGATGAGCTAAAGAAAATTTTCCATGCCGGAGATGATTCTCAGATGGGGAAAATGATAGGCGATGCATTGGCTGAGTGTGAAAGATCACCGAGTGTTGGCGAGACGAAGAGGTGTGTTAGCTCAATTGAGGATATGATTGACTTTTCCACCTCTGTGCTAGGTCAAAACGTTGTCGTTCGTACAACTGAGAACATAAAGGGGTCAAAGAGGGATATCATGATAGGATCAGTCAAAGGAATCAATGGTGGGAAAGTAACTAAATCAGTATCTTGTCATCAGAGTTTGTTCCCCTACTTACTCTATTATTGCCATTCGGTTCCAAAGGTTCGAGTCTACGAAGCGGATATATTTGATCCCAATTCCAAGGCTAAGATTAATCATGGTGTTGCCATTTGTCATGTGGACACATCAGCATGGGGAGCCAATCATGGAGCTTTTATCGCACTCGGGTCGGGACCCGGGAAGATTGAGGTTTGCCATTGGATCTTTGAGAATGATATGACCTGGACAGTTGCTGATTGA
- the LOC107846506 gene encoding LOW QUALITY PROTEIN: polygalacturonase-1 non-catalytic subunit beta-like (The sequence of the model RefSeq protein was modified relative to this genomic sequence to represent the inferred CDS: deleted 1 base in 1 codon; substituted 1 base at 1 genomic stop codon), which yields MGVRIIVSTLTGLAAFGVGQFKIYGPNVNVPNLRFTTYSTEAVGRKQSFTSYTKDTNSDIQSFTSYARNSNGRINDFTSYANNSNVIGTTFTTYGESQNGGGNTFKSYGSNANVSKNTFKGYGYXVGNAPFETFINYRDKSNVGDDTFVSYVDDPNSGRANFENYGQSFGEGSDGFSKYGSKITDEQIIGFKTYGVNTSFKEYGKSIPTFADSKNKTIHQLSISSLMGKNVNNKWVVKPGKFFREKMLKRGTIMPMPDIQDKMPKRSFLPRVIASKLRFSTSKIDELKKIFHARDDSQMGKMIGDALAECERSPSAGETKRCVSSIEDAIDFFTSVLGQNVVVRTTENTKGSKGDIMIGSVKGINGGKVTKSVSCHQSLFPYLLYYCHSVPKVRVYEAEILDPNSKAKINHGVPICHVDASAWGANHGAFIALGSGPGKIEVCHWIFENDMT from the exons ATGGGTGTAAGAAT CATTGTATCCACCTTGACAGGCCTTGCTGCTTTTGGCGTTGGCCAATTCAAGATCTACGGGCCCAATGTCAACGTACCTAATCTACGTTTCACTACCTACTCAACAGAGGCAGTAGGTAGAAAACAATCTTTTACAAGCTATACAAAAGATACGAATTCTGATATCCAATCTTTCACAAGTTATGCAAGAAATAGTAACGGCAGAATCAACGATTTTACCAGCTACGCCAACAATTCCAACGTCATTGGCACAACGTTTACCACGTATGGTGAGTCGCAAAATGGTGGGGGCAATACGTTCAAGTCCTATGGTTCTAATGCAAATGTTTCGAAAAATACTTTCAAGGGTTATGGT TATTAGGTAGGTAATGCACCTTTTGAGACTTTTATAAATTATAGAGACAAGTCTAATGTAGGTGATGATACTTTTGTTTCATATGTGGATGATCCAAATAGTGGTAGAGCAAATTTTGAGAATTATGGTCAGTCATTTGGTGAGGGGTCTGATGGATTTAGTAAATATGGATCTAAAATCACTGATGAACAAATTATTGGATTCAAGACTTACGGTGTGAACACAAGTTTTAAAGAGTATGGAAAATCAATTCCTACATTTGCTGATTCTAAAAACAAGACTATTCATCAGCTTTCAATATCTTCCTTGATGGGCAAAAATGTGAATAACAAATGGGTGGTTAAGCCAGGGAAATTCTTCagagaaaaaatgttgaaaagggGAACTATAATGCCAATGCCTGATATTCAAgataaaatgccaaaaagatCGTTTTTGCCTAGAGTGATAGCTTCAAAATTGCGATTTTCTACTTCGAAAATCGATGAGCTAAAGAAAATTTTCCATGCCAGAGATGATTCTCAGATGGGGAAAATGATAGGCGATGCATTGGCTGAGTGTGAAAGATCACCGAGTGCTGGCGAGACGAAGAGGTGTGTTAGCTCAATTGAGGATGCGATCGACTTTTTCACCTCTGTGCTAGGTCAAAACGTTGTCGTTCGTACAACTGAGAACACAAAGGGGTCAAAGGGGGATATCATGATCGGATCAGTCAAAGGAATCAATGGTGGGAAAGTAACTAAATCAGTATCTTGTCATCAGAGTTTGTTCCCCTACTTACTCTATTACTGCCATTCGGTCCCAAAGGTTCGAGTCTACGAAGCGGAGATATTGGATCCCAATTCCAAGGCTAAGATTAATCATGGTGTTCCCATTTGTCATGTGGATGCATCGGCATGGGGAGCCAATCATGGAGCTTTTATCGCACTCGGGTCGGGACCCGGGAAGATTGAGGTTTGCCATTGGATCTTTGAGAATGATATGACCTGA